From the genome of Triticum aestivum cultivar Chinese Spring chromosome 3B, IWGSC CS RefSeq v2.1, whole genome shotgun sequence, one region includes:
- the LOC123066047 gene encoding protein FAR1-RELATED SEQUENCE 12-like produces MQRHLHYKSLDEFRSLLYYATSQANFEQRWKAFYDKWKTDRTEEWLDRMYRKRRLWAASYLSDGFFLGMRSNQRSESLNSCLHLHLDYGMTIVDLVVHYENCIVRLRENEAYDDCEAFQKEPPSVTEYKVLEEHAAKVFTPANFYILQDDLHKMGQLEIFETLVGIGRETFIVTWKDNHKFRYNVVYEPGNSEETITCSCLRMVRKGLPCKHILFVLHHLNLTEIPKCCVLHRLSKHARDGLPVQRKSDMFGWGWSGPLERERYSAISIKTAQAAHVAANDPFLFDELMKCLDNIIAQKKISEEELIGSRRYAMLKKEASQVQQVEPGIGDPQKVSTKGAPKKGRSKGGPGVTKNGRPKDFTEKKSGPLCSLCSQAGHNKATCHLNEKNWA; encoded by the exons ATGCAGAGGCACCTGCATTACAAGTCACTGGATGAGTTCAGATCGCTCCTGTACTATGCCACCTCTCAAGCGAACTTTGAGCAGAGATGGAAAGCTTTCTATGATAAGTGGAAGACGGATAGAACTGAAGAGTGGCTTGAcaggatgtacaggaagaggagACTGTGGGCAGCTTCATATCTTTCCGATGGTTTTTTTCTTGGTATGCGAAGTAACCAGAGGAGTGAAAGCCTCAACTCCTGCCTTCACCTTCACCTGGACTACGGTATGACAATTGTTGATTTGGTGGTGCATTATGAGAACTGTATAGTTCGCCTGCGTGAGAACGAGGCGTACGATGACTGCGAGGCATTCCAGAAGGAACCACCGTCTGTTACTGAATATAAAGTCCTTGAGGAGCATGCCGCCAAAGTATTCACACCTGCTAATTTCTACATCTTGCAAGATGATTTGCATAAGATGGGTCAGCTGGAGATATTTGAGACGCTCGTGGGAATTGGGCGTGAGACATTCATTGTGACATGGAAGGATAACCACAAGTTTAGGTATAATGTTGTTTATGAACCAGGTAACTCAGAAGAAACTATTACATGCAGTTGTCTTAGGATGGTTCGGAAAgggctgccatgcaaacacattctgtttgttctccatcatctgaatttaactgaaataccaaagtgttgtgtCCTTCATCGGTTGTCCAAACATGCAAGAGATGGGTTGCCTGTGCAGAGGAAGAGTGATATGTTTGGATGGGGTTGGTCAGGGCCATTGGAGAGAGAACGGTATAGTGCAATATCCATTAAAACCGCACAAGCTGCTCATGTTGCAGCAAATGATCCCTTCTTGTTCGATGAGTTGATGAAGTGTCTAGACAACATAATAGCACAGAAAAAGATTTCAGAGGAGGAACTTATAGGAAGTAGAAGGTATGCTATGCTGAAGAAGGAGGCAAGTCAAGTGCAACAAGTTGAGCCTGGTATTGGTGATCCTCAGAAAGTTTCGACGAAGGGTGCACCTAAGAAGGGGCGGTCAAAGGGGGGCCCCGGCGTTACAAAGAATGGTAGGCCAAAAGATTTTACAGAGAAGAAAAGTGGTCCTTTGTGCAGTTTGTGTAGTCAAGCAGGTCATAATAAGGCTACATGTCATTTGAACGAGAA GAACTGGGCGTAG